One Chitinophaga sp. H8 DNA window includes the following coding sequences:
- a CDS encoding sensor histidine kinase, which translates to MKLRTKYILFVIILHLVTLGLTFVIFKENKLLFLVAEVFILISVWISWRLYQQLIQPLQMLTQGVEAIKDRDFNVKFLPTGKYEMDQLIEVYNNMIDQLREERVKQEQQHFFLEKLIHTSPTGIIILDFNDHIQQVNPAALALLGMTAHALQGRRVHELSHPVLQQIALLESGKSGTVSLTGMATYKLQKSHFIDRGFPRHFIMIEELTTAILAAEKNVYGKVIRMMAHEVNNTIGPVNSIIHSTLGAGALWADGRQQVLKEALEVAVARNQNLNMFMRNFADLVKLPVPDRKPVNLHQLIHNVTRLMQMKATEKQVQFKFEMPDVSFPVLIDEQQMEQACINIVKNAIEAIEDTGTVTFITDPRTRQLVITDNGKGIPDEHNEYIFSPFFSSKRDGQGIGLTLVREILLNHQLYFSLKTVAPGNTRFEIRF; encoded by the coding sequence ATGAAACTTCGGACTAAATATATCCTCTTTGTAATTATCCTGCACCTGGTTACCCTGGGGCTTACGTTTGTTATTTTTAAGGAAAACAAACTGTTGTTCCTCGTAGCAGAAGTATTTATCCTGATATCAGTATGGATTTCCTGGCGCTTGTACCAGCAACTCATCCAGCCATTGCAAATGCTTACGCAAGGTGTGGAAGCGATCAAAGACCGGGATTTTAATGTGAAGTTCCTGCCCACCGGCAAGTACGAAATGGACCAGCTGATAGAGGTGTACAACAACATGATAGATCAGCTGAGAGAAGAGCGGGTAAAACAGGAGCAGCAGCATTTTTTCCTGGAAAAACTGATACATACCTCTCCTACCGGTATTATCATCCTCGATTTTAATGATCATATACAACAGGTAAACCCTGCTGCGCTGGCATTGCTGGGAATGACGGCGCATGCGCTGCAGGGGCGGCGGGTACATGAGCTGTCGCATCCTGTTTTACAGCAGATAGCATTATTGGAGTCCGGTAAGTCGGGTACAGTATCTCTTACGGGGATGGCTACTTATAAACTGCAGAAATCCCATTTTATTGACCGGGGATTTCCCCGGCATTTTATCATGATAGAAGAACTGACCACTGCCATCCTCGCGGCAGAGAAGAATGTATACGGGAAAGTGATCCGTATGATGGCACACGAGGTGAATAATACGATCGGGCCGGTCAACTCTATTATACATTCTACGCTGGGTGCCGGAGCGCTTTGGGCGGATGGCCGGCAGCAGGTATTAAAGGAAGCCCTGGAAGTAGCGGTGGCCAGAAATCAGAACCTCAATATGTTTATGCGCAACTTTGCCGACCTGGTGAAGTTGCCTGTGCCAGACAGAAAGCCGGTAAACCTGCATCAGCTGATCCATAATGTAACCCGGTTGATGCAGATGAAAGCAACAGAAAAGCAGGTACAGTTTAAATTTGAAATGCCTGACGTTTCATTCCCCGTACTGATAGACGAACAGCAAATGGAACAGGCTTGTATCAATATTGTGAAAAATGCAATTGAAGCGATTGAAGATACGGGAACAGTCACCTTTATCACTGATCCGCGTACCCGTCAGCTGGTAATTACGGATAATGGGAAGGGCATCCCGGACGAACATAATGAATACATCTTCTCTCCTTTTTTCAGCAGCAAAAGAGACGGACAAGGTATTGGCCTTACCCTGGTGCGTGAAATCCTCCTCAACCACCAGCTGTACTTCTCCCTGAAAACAGTGGCGCCCGGCAATACCCGGTTTGAGATCAGGTTTTAA
- a CDS encoding hemolysin family protein yields MTFEIFLTIFLVFLNGFFVAAEFAIVKVRSTQLSNLSGLSKNVTAAAKKVTSNLDGYLAATQLGITLASLGLGWVGEEMMTKIILTTFDALHISIPASTAHKIAIPVAFFCITVLHIVFGELAPKSIAIRKPASTTLLVAIPLQIFYIVFRPFIWLLNGLANFLLRMIGIPPAKEQDIHSEEELKLIIAESQEGGAIEETERELIHNVFDFDDRRVKGILTHRKDIIALDAAMPFDELVDKVIMEGYSRYPVYNNSIDELIGVIYTKDLVKGIHEKTVKAVKDILRPVFYIPDSMKIKVLLRNFQLNRQQLAIVTDEFGDTEGLVTMEDVLEQLVGDIQDEHDQEQPIVQQVNDQTFIVDAHQNIEEINEYLPKPLPASDHYDTLSGLIAYYHGSIPTEGEVLQVEGYQLTILKMFKRSAERVQVVLS; encoded by the coding sequence ATGACATTTGAAATTTTTCTAACTATATTCCTTGTTTTTCTGAATGGTTTTTTTGTAGCTGCCGAGTTTGCCATCGTAAAAGTCCGGAGCACCCAACTGAGCAATTTAAGTGGCTTATCCAAGAATGTAACGGCTGCGGCCAAAAAAGTGACCAGCAACCTGGACGGTTATTTGGCTGCTACCCAGCTGGGTATTACCCTGGCATCCCTGGGGCTGGGATGGGTAGGTGAGGAGATGATGACCAAAATCATCCTGACTACCTTCGACGCTTTACATATTTCCATACCTGCCTCTACCGCACATAAAATAGCTATCCCGGTAGCCTTCTTCTGTATTACTGTACTGCATATCGTATTTGGAGAGCTGGCCCCTAAATCCATCGCTATCCGTAAACCGGCTTCGACTACCTTGCTGGTAGCGATCCCTCTGCAGATCTTCTATATCGTTTTCCGTCCGTTCATCTGGCTCCTCAATGGACTAGCCAACTTCCTGCTACGTATGATAGGTATTCCGCCGGCAAAGGAGCAGGATATCCACTCTGAAGAGGAACTGAAGCTGATCATCGCAGAAAGCCAGGAAGGCGGGGCTATTGAAGAAACAGAAAGGGAACTCATCCACAACGTATTTGATTTTGACGACCGCCGCGTAAAAGGCATCCTTACCCACCGTAAGGATATCATTGCACTGGATGCTGCCATGCCTTTTGATGAACTGGTGGATAAAGTGATCATGGAAGGCTACTCCCGCTACCCGGTATATAACAATAGCATCGATGAACTGATTGGGGTGATCTATACCAAAGACCTCGTAAAGGGCATCCATGAAAAGACAGTAAAGGCTGTAAAAGATATCCTGCGCCCGGTATTTTATATTCCGGACAGCATGAAGATCAAGGTACTGTTGCGCAACTTCCAGCTGAACCGGCAACAGCTGGCCATTGTAACGGATGAATTTGGTGACACGGAAGGACTGGTAACCATGGAAGATGTACTGGAGCAACTGGTAGGAGATATACAGGATGAACACGACCAGGAACAACCTATCGTACAACAGGTAAACGATCAGACATTTATTGTAGATGCCCACCAGAATATAGAAGAAATCAACGAATACCTGCCCAAACCATTGCCGGCAAGTGACCATTATGATACTTTATCCGGCCTTATTGCCTACTATCACGGCAGTATCCCTACGGAAGGCGAAGTACTGCAGGTAGAAGGTTATCAGCTCACCATTCTCAAAATGTTCAAACGCTCTGCCGAAAGAGTGCAGGTAGTATTATCCTAA
- a CDS encoding hemerythrin domain-containing protein has protein sequence MATKPLKRHESILTFSREHHFSLLFCWKIRQGIKKNVAGERIRQYVEYFWTHCLQSHFRQEEAVLFAPLSDKMVQRAILDHQYISKQIAALAGSSAKDLPKDLAILADSVDNHVRYEERELFPYLERKLSQEQLEAIGEQLTDEPLKDDYRDEFWNWPATL, from the coding sequence ATGGCAACTAAACCACTCAAGCGGCATGAGAGCATCCTTACCTTCTCCAGAGAACATCATTTCAGCCTGCTTTTCTGCTGGAAAATAAGACAGGGAATTAAGAAGAATGTAGCGGGGGAACGTATCCGGCAGTATGTGGAATACTTCTGGACGCATTGTTTGCAATCGCATTTCCGGCAGGAGGAAGCGGTATTATTTGCGCCGCTATCCGACAAGATGGTACAACGGGCTATCCTGGACCATCAATATATCAGCAAGCAGATAGCTGCCTTAGCGGGCAGCAGTGCCAAAGATCTTCCGAAGGACCTGGCGATACTGGCCGATTCGGTGGACAATCATGTGAGATATGAAGAGCGGGAGTTGTTCCCTTACCTGGAAAGGAAGCTCAGCCAGGAACAATTGGAAGCCATAGGAGAACAGCTGACAGATGAACCATTGAAAGACGACTACCGGGATGAGTTCTGGAACTGGCCCGCTACCTTGTAA
- the yiaK gene encoding 3-dehydro-L-gulonate 2-dehydrogenase, producing MRIPFEQLKQEFKRVLLKLSFPQEKAEACARIFAANSRDGVYSHGLNRFPVFVEYVQKGLIHGDAEPVLIETIGAIERWDGQYAPGMYNASLCMDRAIALAKTHGIGCVAVKNTNHWMRGGTYGWQAAEAGCIGICFTNTLANMPAWGGMNPVLGNNPLVIAVPRAGGHVVLDMAMSQFSYGKLQEYELKKAPLPLPGGYDEQGNLSTDPVAIRNTKRTLPVGFWKGSGLSMILDVMVVALSGGRSTAQITSGVDEVGLSQCFICLHQPDMHEGLIEEIINFTKSSTPAEPGGQVTYPGERTLQTRLKNEAEGIPVNETIWQQVKNM from the coding sequence ATGCGTATCCCATTTGAACAGCTTAAACAGGAGTTTAAGAGAGTATTGTTAAAGTTGTCTTTTCCGCAAGAAAAGGCGGAAGCCTGTGCCCGTATCTTTGCTGCCAATAGCAGGGACGGTGTGTACTCTCACGGGCTGAACCGTTTCCCTGTTTTTGTGGAGTACGTGCAAAAAGGATTGATTCATGGAGATGCGGAGCCGGTATTAATAGAAACGATTGGGGCTATAGAGCGATGGGATGGGCAGTATGCCCCTGGGATGTATAACGCCTCCTTGTGCATGGACCGGGCGATAGCATTGGCAAAAACACATGGGATTGGTTGTGTGGCGGTAAAAAATACCAATCACTGGATGCGTGGTGGTACATACGGCTGGCAGGCTGCAGAGGCAGGTTGTATTGGTATTTGTTTTACGAATACATTGGCCAATATGCCCGCCTGGGGTGGTATGAATCCGGTATTGGGTAATAATCCGCTGGTAATTGCGGTACCGCGTGCCGGAGGGCATGTAGTGCTGGATATGGCGATGTCGCAGTTTTCTTATGGGAAGTTGCAGGAGTATGAATTGAAGAAAGCACCATTACCGCTTCCGGGAGGATATGATGAACAGGGAAACCTGAGCACAGACCCGGTTGCTATCCGCAATACAAAACGTACCCTGCCTGTTGGTTTCTGGAAAGGTTCCGGACTGTCTATGATCCTGGATGTGATGGTGGTAGCACTCAGCGGAGGCCGCTCTACAGCACAGATCACCAGTGGAGTAGATGAAGTGGGATTATCACAATGTTTTATCTGCCTGCACCAGCCGGATATGCACGAAGGGTTGATAGAAGAGATTATAAATTTTACAAAAAGCAGTACACCTGCTGAGCCGGGCGGGCAAGTAACCTATCCCGGAGAGCGCACCCTGCAAACCCGTCTTAAAAACGAGGCGGAAGGTATACCGGTGAATGAAACAATATGGCAACAGGTGAAAAATATGTAA
- a CDS encoding slipin family protein, translated as MKRVLVNAYQVGLVFKRGVYHHAVKAGRYWLMPGEKMEVYDTTKPFYAPCELNILLADAALTGLLHVVEVADTEIVLQYENGLLKQVLTAGRYPYWESVIRYTFVRADISKADITEDIDRATLSHKMLAPYVRSYVVENHEMALLFVDGKYVQVLPGGVYYWWKNNIPVYVGKVDIRQLQVEINGQEILTRDKAALRINAWAQYKVADIEKALLQNKDYERQLYILFQLALREYIAGLGFDELLEKKDTLSPYILEAVSVAAAQLGVTITGFGIRDIILPGEMKEIMNQVLIAEKKAQSNIIMRREETASTRSLLNTAKLMEDNPMLFKLKEMEYVEKIAEKITNISVNGNGVLIDQLRQIFVPQK; from the coding sequence ATGAAAAGAGTTCTGGTCAACGCTTATCAGGTTGGCCTGGTATTTAAGCGGGGTGTTTACCACCATGCAGTCAAAGCAGGCAGGTATTGGTTAATGCCTGGTGAAAAAATGGAAGTGTATGATACTACCAAACCTTTCTATGCCCCCTGCGAACTGAACATCCTCTTAGCAGATGCCGCCTTAACCGGGTTGTTGCATGTAGTAGAGGTAGCAGATACTGAAATTGTACTGCAATATGAAAATGGGTTACTGAAGCAGGTATTAACTGCCGGTCGTTATCCCTATTGGGAAAGCGTGATCAGGTATACATTTGTCCGCGCAGATATCAGCAAAGCTGATATTACCGAAGACATAGACCGGGCTACCCTGTCTCATAAAATGCTGGCACCTTACGTGCGCAGCTATGTTGTGGAAAACCACGAAATGGCATTGCTGTTCGTAGATGGTAAATATGTACAGGTATTGCCCGGAGGGGTATACTACTGGTGGAAAAACAATATCCCTGTTTATGTAGGTAAGGTAGATATCCGCCAGTTGCAGGTAGAAATCAACGGGCAGGAAATACTGACCAGGGATAAAGCAGCATTGCGTATTAATGCCTGGGCACAGTATAAAGTGGCCGATATTGAAAAAGCATTGTTGCAGAACAAGGACTATGAGCGCCAGTTATATATCCTCTTCCAGTTAGCACTGCGGGAATATATTGCAGGACTTGGATTTGATGAATTACTGGAAAAGAAAGACACCTTAAGCCCTTATATCCTGGAAGCGGTGAGTGTTGCTGCCGCACAGCTGGGTGTAACCATTACCGGTTTCGGTATCCGTGATATTATTTTGCCCGGTGAAATGAAAGAAATCATGAACCAGGTATTGATCGCCGAAAAAAAGGCACAGTCCAATATCATCATGCGAAGGGAAGAAACGGCCAGCACCCGTAGTTTGTTAAATACCGCCAAATTGATGGAGGATAATCCTATGCTGTTCAAACTGAAGGAGATGGAATATGTGGAGAAGATCGCAGAAAAGATTACCAACATCAGTGTAAATGGTAATGGTGTATTAATAGACCAGTTACGTCAGATATTTGTTCCCCAGAAATAG
- a CDS encoding RNA polymerase sigma factor, translating into MTVYELYDEKRLFAHIALGDEAAFRVLFDRYRTRIYAIAFKLTKSAPVAEEIVQEVFLSIWLNKEKFEDVKDTSAYIFSMAYHKVFYYLKKVSREAVLLETIIATMNQEVNSTEETVAVNESRWIIDKAVQQLPPQRQTIYRLSRQDGLSHEEIAHQLNISRNTVKNQLVQALRYIRVCLQKGALFLLWFLMD; encoded by the coding sequence ATGACAGTGTATGAATTATATGATGAAAAACGATTATTTGCCCATATTGCATTGGGTGATGAAGCGGCTTTCAGGGTACTGTTTGACCGCTACCGCACCAGGATCTACGCCATTGCTTTTAAACTCACCAAATCAGCCCCGGTAGCGGAAGAAATTGTACAGGAAGTGTTCCTGTCCATCTGGCTGAACAAAGAAAAATTTGAAGATGTAAAGGATACTTCGGCCTATATCTTCTCTATGGCCTACCATAAAGTGTTCTATTACCTTAAAAAAGTTTCCCGGGAAGCCGTACTGCTCGAAACCATCATTGCCACGATGAATCAGGAGGTGAACAGCACCGAAGAAACAGTAGCCGTGAATGAAAGCCGCTGGATCATTGATAAAGCGGTACAGCAGCTCCCTCCCCAGCGGCAAACGATCTACCGCCTCAGCAGGCAGGATGGACTAAGTCATGAAGAAATTGCCCATCAGCTCAATATCTCCCGCAATACCGTCAAAAATCAACTGGTACAGGCACTGCGCTATATCCGGGTATGCCTGCAAAAAGGAGCGCTTTTCCTGCTCTGGTTCCTCATGGATTAA
- a CDS encoding FecR family protein encodes MMPDQSRIQFLLQQYTAGSASPEETRELFGWIRMADDDAPLRAYMLGLWQQTAPNTEFPSVNWDDMFSSIVHRSQTGPKEYVAPAATRNASKEIPVLPQSHTRLDTRGRAWRMVAAGIALAILAIGGYWLTRSEKTPPPVAQQTTAPVKEYADHTQHLVLPDGSTVILHKGSTLQYQPGLSGNNREISLDGEAYFDIKPDLSRPFIILSHKLKTTVLGTAFNIKAFENDKHITVTVTQGKVKVEDERKVLGIVLPDKRMVYDIQTATAYQEGVAAGKTLDWVRQDVIYEAKTFEFIAGKISLRYQVPVKFDNEALKNCLITASFSGTESLDEMLTVVCTARNATYTISNGTVTIHGKGCNDH; translated from the coding sequence ATGATGCCAGATCAAAGCAGGATCCAGTTCCTGCTGCAACAATATACTGCCGGTTCGGCTTCCCCGGAAGAAACCAGGGAACTGTTCGGATGGATTCGTATGGCCGATGATGATGCGCCTTTAAGGGCGTATATGCTCGGCCTCTGGCAACAAACGGCGCCGAATACCGAATTCCCTTCGGTCAACTGGGATGATATGTTCAGCAGTATTGTGCACCGGTCTCAAACAGGCCCAAAGGAATACGTGGCTCCTGCAGCTACCCGGAATGCCAGCAAGGAAATACCGGTCCTGCCACAAAGCCACACCCGGCTGGATACCCGTGGCAGGGCCTGGAGGATGGTTGCAGCTGGTATAGCCCTGGCTATACTGGCCATAGGCGGCTATTGGCTCACCAGGTCTGAAAAAACACCTCCTCCGGTAGCGCAGCAAACAACAGCGCCGGTAAAGGAATACGCAGATCATACCCAGCACCTGGTACTGCCGGATGGTAGTACCGTCATCCTGCACAAAGGAAGTACCCTGCAATATCAACCCGGCCTGTCCGGAAATAACCGGGAAATAAGCCTGGACGGAGAAGCCTATTTTGATATCAAACCCGATCTGAGCCGCCCATTTATTATCCTTAGTCATAAATTAAAAACAACTGTACTGGGTACGGCCTTTAATATCAAAGCTTTTGAAAACGATAAACATATAACGGTTACAGTTACCCAAGGCAAAGTAAAGGTGGAAGACGAACGGAAAGTACTGGGAATAGTACTGCCCGACAAACGCATGGTGTACGATATACAAACGGCTACGGCTTATCAGGAGGGCGTTGCTGCCGGAAAAACACTGGATTGGGTGAGGCAGGACGTGATCTATGAAGCAAAAACATTTGAATTTATCGCCGGAAAAATCAGCCTCCGCTACCAGGTACCGGTAAAATTTGATAACGAAGCATTGAAAAACTGCCTGATCACAGCGTCTTTCAGCGGTACAGAATCATTGGACGAAATGCTTACCGTAGTGTGTACTGCGCGTAATGCTACTTATACCATCAGCAACGGAACAGTCACCATTCATGGAAAAGGCTGTAACGATCATTAA
- a CDS encoding TonB-dependent receptor: MQKNAAVYRRENGSFFPYPININVSFIMKMSACFMVIIAMSAQLLWAEHGNAQGIAEKKITLELKDATLREALKNVETLSGFRMTYPTEQVVKFRNISLKKGTRSVSSTLDMLLEATGLDYKQVSNSVILFKKEHTDTPDHTQLTRPASPSQVAAGTITGKVTDESGAGLPGVTVAIKGTTNGTVTDGDGIYQLRNVTPDAILVFSIIGFDTQEVPLSGRTAVSIILQESAPSKLNEIVVIGYGTTTRRTSTGSVSRVSSKSISEQPVTDPVGALQGRISGLFIASSSGLPGSNFKVQLRGINSIGAGTDPLYIVDGVPVASEPLNQFPGANGNQSPLASINPNDIESVDVLKDADATAIYGSRGANGVVLITTKKGKGGKTKIDVNVYSGAGKVTNTIDMMNTAQYRQMRKHAFAADEVVPTPETAPDLFLWDSTRTIDWQKAFIGNTAKMTDAQLSVSGGNETTRFLLSGSYHKETTVLPGSLGLSRGALHFNLDHSSKDGRFNITFSGNYTSTKDKSMPIDMTQYFNTPPNYPAYDSTGKFYYVGQSDFSPYSYLLKKSTAQTNNLVGNSVLRYTILPGLNVKASLGYNTMDMEQVQTNPESSFNPLSGTPGISYYGNTHVQGYIVEPQIDYTRKLADGILQVLAGASWQQTISKGSFIEGRGFDSDEMMEDIKSAESVNVRRSLYNQYNYQAVFGRINYNWREKYIVNATFRRDGSSRFGPQNRFGNFGAVGAAWIFSNEPFVKSATTFLTLGKLRASYGVTGNDQIGDYQYLPTWGTPNFPYDGSTGLTPSRLYNPGYGWERNKKMEAGVDLGFLDERILLTTNYYRNRSDNLLVDFQLSSQTGFPSILANLPALVENTGWEFELNTTNVKNQNFTWNTAFNITFSKNKLLEYPELESSPYAKMYDIGRSLSIVKGFHFLGVDPKTGIAQFEDVNQDDYISEEDDMVTIGQTMPDFYGGFHNNFTYKNWSLAVMFQFVKQEGFKVGYGYQGLTLGERANAPADLLGYWRQPDDITDIPRPSTKGDAYDAYRSNYRLSDAQWGDASYIRLKNVSLSYNLSGLTKKWKIDYCRIYLMGQNLLTFTKYKGMDPETQNRYTPYNMPPLRVITAGIQITL; encoded by the coding sequence ATGCAAAAAAATGCTGCTGTCTACCGACGGGAGAATGGATCTTTTTTCCCCTATCCGATTAACATTAATGTATCTTTTATTATGAAGATGAGTGCGTGCTTCATGGTGATCATTGCAATGTCTGCCCAGCTACTATGGGCCGAACATGGTAATGCACAGGGAATTGCAGAGAAGAAAATTACACTGGAACTAAAGGATGCTACCCTCCGGGAAGCCCTGAAAAACGTGGAAACACTCTCCGGTTTCCGGATGACCTACCCTACCGAACAGGTGGTGAAATTCAGGAATATCTCCCTGAAAAAAGGTACCCGTTCCGTAAGTTCTACACTCGACATGCTGCTGGAAGCTACCGGCCTTGACTATAAACAGGTAAGCAACAGTGTGATCCTGTTCAAAAAGGAACATACAGACACGCCCGATCATACACAGCTAACCAGACCGGCATCACCATCGCAGGTGGCAGCCGGCACCATCACCGGCAAGGTTACGGATGAAAGCGGCGCCGGACTACCCGGCGTTACGGTAGCGATAAAAGGTACTACCAACGGTACCGTTACCGATGGAGATGGTATTTATCAACTGCGCAATGTAACGCCCGATGCTATACTGGTCTTCAGCATCATTGGCTTTGATACCCAGGAAGTGCCGCTGTCTGGCCGTACCGCTGTTTCCATCATACTTCAGGAATCAGCTCCCAGCAAGCTGAACGAGATCGTGGTGATCGGTTATGGTACTACTACCCGCCGCACCAGCACCGGCTCTGTTTCGAGGGTGAGCAGCAAAAGCATCAGTGAACAACCGGTGACTGATCCGGTAGGTGCTTTGCAAGGCAGGATATCAGGCCTGTTTATCGCCTCCTCCAGCGGTTTGCCAGGGTCCAATTTTAAAGTGCAGTTAAGAGGAATCAACTCCATCGGTGCTGGTACAGATCCTTTATACATTGTAGACGGAGTACCCGTGGCCAGCGAACCATTAAACCAGTTTCCGGGTGCCAACGGCAACCAAAGCCCGCTGGCAAGTATCAATCCTAATGATATAGAAAGTGTAGATGTACTGAAAGATGCGGATGCTACCGCCATCTACGGCTCCCGTGGTGCCAATGGAGTAGTGCTGATCACTACCAAAAAAGGCAAAGGAGGGAAAACAAAAATTGACGTGAACGTATACAGTGGTGCGGGCAAAGTGACCAATACCATTGATATGATGAATACAGCACAATACCGCCAGATGCGTAAACATGCTTTTGCAGCAGATGAAGTGGTACCTACTCCTGAAACCGCGCCGGACCTGTTCCTCTGGGATAGTACCCGTACAATCGACTGGCAGAAAGCGTTTATCGGAAATACCGCTAAGATGACGGATGCGCAATTATCTGTTTCCGGTGGTAATGAAACCACCCGCTTCCTGTTAAGCGGTTCTTATCACAAAGAAACGACCGTATTGCCAGGCAGCCTGGGTCTTAGTAGAGGGGCTTTACACTTTAACCTGGACCATAGCTCAAAAGATGGCAGATTCAATATTACTTTCTCCGGTAATTATACCTCTACCAAAGATAAGTCCATGCCGATAGATATGACGCAGTACTTTAATACGCCGCCTAATTATCCGGCCTACGACTCTACCGGCAAATTCTATTATGTAGGACAAAGCGACTTCAGCCCTTACAGTTATCTGCTAAAGAAATCCACCGCACAAACTAATAACCTGGTAGGCAACTCCGTATTGAGGTATACCATCCTGCCGGGATTAAACGTGAAAGCCAGCCTGGGGTACAATACCATGGATATGGAACAGGTACAGACCAATCCTGAATCCTCTTTTAATCCACTGAGTGGAACACCCGGTATCAGCTACTATGGCAATACCCACGTACAGGGCTATATTGTTGAACCACAGATAGATTATACCCGCAAACTGGCAGATGGTATCCTGCAAGTGCTGGCAGGGGCTTCCTGGCAGCAAACCATCAGCAAAGGCAGCTTTATTGAAGGACGGGGATTTGATTCCGATGAAATGATGGAAGATATCAAATCGGCCGAAAGCGTAAACGTAAGAAGAAGCCTCTATAATCAATACAACTACCAGGCGGTATTTGGAAGGATCAATTATAACTGGCGGGAAAAATATATTGTCAACGCTACTTTCCGCCGCGATGGTTCTTCCCGCTTTGGTCCGCAAAACCGCTTCGGCAACTTCGGTGCAGTAGGTGCTGCCTGGATCTTTTCCAATGAACCTTTTGTTAAGTCAGCTACTACCTTCCTGACACTCGGGAAACTTCGTGCAAGCTACGGCGTTACTGGTAATGACCAGATCGGCGACTATCAATATCTGCCTACCTGGGGTACGCCTAATTTCCCGTATGATGGTTCTACCGGCCTTACCCCTTCCCGCCTGTATAATCCCGGATACGGATGGGAACGTAACAAAAAAATGGAAGCAGGCGTAGACCTCGGATTCCTGGATGAACGCATTTTACTTACTACCAATTACTACCGCAACCGGTCTGATAATTTGCTGGTCGACTTCCAGCTGTCGTCCCAAACAGGTTTCCCCAGTATCCTGGCCAACCTGCCCGCACTGGTAGAAAATACAGGATGGGAGTTTGAACTGAATACAACTAATGTCAAAAATCAAAACTTTACCTGGAACACCGCTTTCAATATCACGTTCTCTAAAAATAAACTGCTGGAATATCCGGAGCTGGAATCTTCTCCCTATGCCAAGATGTACGACATAGGACGCTCGCTCAGTATCGTGAAAGGATTCCATTTCCTGGGTGTAGATCCTAAAACAGGTATTGCACAGTTTGAAGATGTGAACCAGGATGATTACATCAGTGAAGAAGATGATATGGTGACCATCGGTCAAACCATGCCCGACTTCTACGGTGGCTTTCATAATAATTTTACCTACAAGAACTGGTCCCTGGCAGTAATGTTCCAGTTTGTAAAGCAGGAAGGATTTAAAGTAGGCTATGGTTACCAGGGCCTCACATTGGGCGAAAGAGCGAATGCTCCGGCCGATCTGCTGGGCTACTGGCGCCAGCCGGATGATATCACGGATATTCCCCGCCCTTCTACCAAAGGAGATGCGTATGATGCTTACAGAAGCAACTACCGCCTGTCTGATGCACAATGGGGAGATGCTTCCTATATCCGCCTGAAAAATGTATCGCTGAGCTATAATTTGTCCGGGCTGACCAAAAAATGGAAAATAGATTATTGCCGCATTTATCTGATGGGACAAAATCTGCTGACATTCACAAAGTATAAAGGAATGGATCCTGAAACCCAGAACAGGTATACCCCTTACAACATGCCTCCGCTGAGAGTAATCACCGCAGGTATACAGATTACCTTATAA